The Sinorhizobium fredii USDA 257 region AGGCGTCGTGTTCGTTGCGCGGATCATAAAGGCCCTGTTTTCGCGGCAGACCGGAGGGGAATGCGGGCGTTTTCACAGCCGTCGCAGCATTCTGCGCGAGGTTGAGCCCAATCTGTTGTGATGGCGAATGATCCGTCATCGTCTTCCCTCCTGTTGCACCCGGAATTCCGGGCATGCCGCGGCCCGCGCGCCTATCGCCGTCCTGCGTTTCGCATCGCGGCAAGCCGGGGCATTATCGTCGCATGATCCTGATCAGGTCGCAAATGAAGCGCGGCTGCATCAGGCACGAATGTCCACGACCATCCTGATGGCAGGCGTCACGACCGAATGAAATCCGGCCAAACCCCTTGCGCTCTCCGCCCGATGCCGCTTTTCGCTGGCCTTCCGGCGATTGTTCCGGTCCCTAGACCGAAATAGGACAGCAAACCTGTCCTATTTCATGCGCTCTATGCCAGAAAGCGCCCCCCTTCGCAAGGGGCATCGCCGCAAATAATAGAGGAGATTTTGCCGAACATTGCCGTAAATTGTGCAGTTTTGAAATTAAATTACGCCCCTGGCCCACATTCTTCGCTTTGGTTTCAAACTGGTCTCCTGATGGCATTGCGCCGGAGCCAAAGCATTGCCTGACAGGCGAACTCGGCTATGGTCTCGCCGAAGCATCCGCCAGGGGCTGACAGACAGGGTGATGTGCAATGATATTTGCCTCCGACAACTGGGCCGGTGCCCATCCGGCAATTGCCGATAACCTCGTCGCGCATGCCCAGGGCTATGTCTCCGCCTATGGGACGAGCGATCTCGACCGGTCGGTGGAAAGACGCCTGTCGGAGATTTTCGAGAGGGAGGTCGCGGTGTTTTTCGTCGGCACCGGAACGGCCGCCAATTCGCTGGCACTGGCGAGCGCCAATAGGGCGGGGGGCGTCGTCTTCTGCCACCGCGAGGCACATGTGAATGTCGACGAATGCGGGGCGCCGGAGTTTTTCTCGCATGGCGCCAGGCTGAGCCCGGTCGACGGCGAGCATGGCAAGATGGCAGCAGCCCGGCTCAAGGCCGAAATCCGCCGGTTTCCGCCGGAATTCGTCCATGGCGGCCAACCGATGGCAGTAACCCTGACGCAGGCGACCGAAAGCGGTAGCGTCTATTCGCTCGAGGAGATCGAAACGCTCGCCTCGATCGCTCAATCCCACAAGCTGCCGTTGCACATGGACGGCGCACGCTTCGCGAATGCCCTGGTCAGCCTCGACGTCACGCCGGCCGAGATGACCTGGAAGCGCGGCGTCGACCTTCTGTCCTTCGGCGGCACGAAGAACGGCTGCTGGTGCGCCGAGGCCCTTATTCTCTTCGACCTCTCCAAGGCGCACGAAATGCACTTCCTGCGCAAGCGTGCGGCGCAGCTCTTCTCGAAGTCGCGCTTTATCGCAGCCCAGTTCGAAGCCTATCTCGCCGGCGACCTGTGGCTCGAACTCGCCCGCCATGCAAACGCCATGGCCCGTCGCCTGGCGGAGGGAATCTCGGCTTCGGCCGAGAGCCGGCTGGCCTGGGCGCCGGAAGCCAACGAGGTTTTCGTGATCCTGAAGCGTGAGTTGGCCGCACGGCTGCAGCAGCAGGGGGCGGTCTTCTACGACTGGCCCGTGCCGCACCATCTCGCCGGCAGCCTCACCGAGAATGAAGGCCTCTATCGCCTCGTCACTAGCTTCGCCACGCAGGCCGAAGATGTCGACCGGTTCGTCGCTGCCTGCTGAAGACCACCGCCGCGGCGGAAATGCCCCATGAAAAAACGGCGCCCCCGAGGGGCGCCGTCCTAATAGGCCTGACCGTTGAAGTTAGGCGTTCTGCGCCTCGATCTGCTTCGGCTGAGAGGAGACCGAAGTGATCTCGATGCGGCGCGGTTTGGCTGCTTCGGGGATCTCGCGCAAGAGATCGACATGAAGCAGGCCGTTCTTCAGCGAGGCGGCTCTGATCTCGACATGGTCGGCAAGCTGGAAGCGCCGCTCGAAGGCGCGCTTGGCGATGCCGCGATGGAGAAACTGGGTTTCCTCACCCTTCTCCTCGCTCTTTTCGCCCTTGATCGTCAGCGTGTTTTCACGCGCTTCGACCGAAAGCTCGGTCTCGTCGAAGCCGGCAACGGCCATGGTGATGCGATAGGCGTTTTCGCCGGTCCGCTCGATGTTGTAGGGCGGATAGGTCTGCGCCTGATCGGGCTGGCCAAGGCTGTCAAGCATGGTGAACAGGCGATCGAAGCCGACGGTGGAGCGGTAGAGGGGGGAAAAATCAACGTGGCGCATGGTGTCCTCCTTCAAGAGCAACGGTTTGCGATGTCTGGCCTGCCACCCCATTTGGCTGTGGCATGACCGGTGAACGGACCCGTCTACGGCGTCCGCAAGCAAGACATGGGAATGCCTTCGCATGAGTTCAAGGGGCCGTCTGGCAGCGTTGGTGAACGGCATATGAACGACCGGTTCGGTCGCCGTTCAGCCATGCGGGTATAAAACAAACACACTGGGTGAAAGCGCCCAGGGCTGAAGTGACATGTCCCTTCTCCTTCAGCGGCCGGAAGCGGTGATCGTCCGGATTTCATCCGCCGCTTCCGGCTTTTTTCTTTGACGCAGGCGAGACCGCCGCCTATCCCTGATGATCTCGACTTCGTTCTAATCGGCCGACGCCTTCATGACGACGATCCTTCAATCCACGCCGGACAATCCGATACCGGGAAAGCCCCAGGTGGGCTTTTTCGACGGCGCCGGCGATCGCAAGATTCGTTATGCGGTGTTCAAGGCGAACGCGCCGGTCACGCGCGGCACGATCGTGCTGCTGCAGGGGCGCAACGAGTCGATCGAGAAATACTTCGAAACGATCGGCGACCTCATGGCGGCAGGATTTTGGGTCGCCACTTTCGACTGGCGCGGCCAGGGTGGGTCCGAACGGCTGTTGCCACAGCTGGGCCGTGGCCACGTGGAGCATTTTGCCGATTACGAGCGCGACCTCACGATATTCCTCGAGCAGATCGTCCTGCCTGACACGCGCCTGCCCTTCTCCATCGTCGCCCATTCAATGGGGGCGCTCGTCGCCCTGTCGCTGGCGCCGATGCTGGCAAGCCGCATCGACCGCATGGTGCTGCTCGCCCCCTTCCTGGGCTTGAGGGGCCAGGCGATCGGCGAGCACGGCATCGTGGCGATCGCCACCGCCATGCGCTGGTTCGGCCTCGGCAGCCTGCCGGTGCGCGGCGACACCGAGGGTCGGACGCCGTTCGACAACAATCCGCTGACCACCGACAGCCGACGCTATGCGCGCAACCTGGCTTTGATCGACGCCCATCCTCATTTGCGGATCGGACCACCGACGGGCCGGTGGCTCAGCGAGTCGTTCCGGGTGATCAGGCGCGCCATGCGCCGCGAACACCTGACGAAGATCATCGTCCCGACCGTCATCCTGGCGCCGACGGCCGACGCTCTCGTGCCCTATCTCGCGATGGAGTTCCTCGCCAGCAATTTCCGGGCCGGCCACCTGATACCGATCGACGGCGCGCGCCACGAGCTCTTCCAGGAGGCCGACCGCTACCGCGCTCAGGCACTCGCCGCAATTCTGGCCTTCCTGCCGGAGGCGAATGACGAGGACGCCGATCCTTCGCCGCGCACCATGGAGGATGCGTGAGTCAGCGTGATCGCAACATCTCCAGCGCCTGCGCATGCAGTTCCGGGCTGCCGGCGGCGATGATCTCGCCGCCCATTTCCGCCGGCCCGCCCTGCCAGTCGGTGATGACGCCGCCCGCCTGCTCGATCAGCGGAATGAGCCCGCCGACATCATAGGGCTTCAGGCCGCATTCGATGACGAGGTCGACATGGCCGGCCGCCAGCAGCGCGAAAGCGTAGCAATCGCACCCGTAGCGGAAGAGCCGCACCTTCGCCTGCAGCGCCTCGAAGCGCTCCTTGAGTTCGCCCGTGTAGAGATGCGGCGAGGTGGTGAACAGAACAGCGTCCGAGAGCGCACCGCAGGGACGCGTTGACAGCACCTTCTCGCCGCCGGGGCCGCGATAGGTCGCTTTCTGGCCGTCGGCGAAATAGCGCTCGCCGGTGAAGGGCTGGTCCATCAGTCCCATGATCGCCCTGCCGTTGCGGTAGAGCCCGATCAGAGTTCCCCAGACCGGCAGGCCGGAGATGAAGGCACGGGTCCCGTCGATCGGATCGATGACCCAGACATGTTCGCGATCGAGGCCGATATTGCCGTGCTCCTCGCCGAGGATGCCGTGCTCGGGAAACGCGCCTTCGATCAACAGCCGGATCGCCGCTTCCGCCGACTGGTCGGCTTCCGTGACGGGGTCGAAACCGCCCTCGAGCTTGTTGACGACGCTCGTGCCTGTGCGGAAGCGCGGCAGGGTTTCCGCCTTGGCGGCATCGGCGAGGCGGTCGAAGAAGGAACGATCGGGCAGCATGTCACTCTCTTGAGCGGAGGAACGAAGTTCCTTCTGAATAGAGGAAATTTGTCGAAAGGCAACGACGGCACCGGTCGGCGCCGGTTCGGGAACAGCTGCGTCCACGTCCGGATCGCTGCATTGGTTTTGCCGCGACGCAAAAGACTGCCCCCTTGAAACTTGACAATTGTGCAGTGCAATATTAAAGTTTCCAGGCAGTCACGCGTGGCTGCAAATACCCTCCTTGGGTGTTTCCTCCCTAGACTTGACCGCGCCGCTGGCGCGGTTCTTTTTGAGCGCGAGGGGGATCTTACTCCGCAGCAAGCGGCAGATAGGCGCCGTACTCCTCCACATGGCGCGCCAGCGCCGCGACGAAGGTCGCAAGATCGGTCGCCAGGGCGGCAAAGCCCGGCTTTCTGACCAGTGTCGCCTCGTCGATATAGAGGCTGCGGTTGATCTCGATCTGAAGCGCGTGAAGACCGCGCGTCGGCCGACCGTAGTGCTCGGTGATGAAGCCGCCGGCATAGGGCTTGTTGCGGGTCACTGCATAGCCGAGCTGCTCCAGGAGTTCGACCGCAACGCGTGACAGTTCCGCGGCGGCACTCGTTCCATAACGGTCGCCGATGATGAAATCCGGGCGCTGGCCGCTACCTGCCAGGTGAACGTTTCCGGGCATCGAATGGCAGTCGATGAGCACCGCCATCCCGAACTGGACATGGGTGCGGGCAATCAGCTTCCTGAGTGTCGCATGGTAGGGTTTGTATATCGCCTCGATGCGCGCCAGCGCCTCCTCGACCGGGAAACGGCTGCGATAAATCTCCATGTTCTCGGCCACCAGCCGCGGCACCGTCCCCAGCCCGCCGGCAACCCGCATCGAGCTGATATTGGCGTGGGCCGGCAGCGGCCCCTCGAACATGCGCGGATCGAGCTCGTAGGGTTCTCGGTTGACGTCGAGAAAAGCGCGCGGGAAATGGGCCCGCAGCAGCGGCGCTCCGAGAAGTGTCGCGCTTTGGAAGAGCTCGTCGACGAAGTGATCCTCGGACCGGCGGATCGAATGCGAATCAAGCCGCGACTGATCCAGAAAAGACTGGGGATAAGTGCGCCCGCTATGCGGGGAGTTGAACACGAAGGGGATCCGCTGGCTCGCGGGTTCCAGAACCTCGAACACGTCCCACTCGGCCACTTCCCCCATCGGAACCCTTTTACTATATGCGCATCTTGGTGTTTGGATCATGTTGCCAGCTGGCCGCCTCTGTGTCCATAGTGGCCTCCCGCCGGTTCAGGGGGTTGACGCCTTCCGTTCACCGGATATTTACGCTGTTGCGGTTTGCTAGGCTGCCGCATCCCAGAAGCATTGAAAAGAAATAGCCACGGCCGATTCATGACTGCGAAAATCCTCCTTGCCGAAGACGACAACGACATGCGCCGCTTCCTCGTGAAGGCGTTGGAAAAGGCTGGCTACAAGGTCCTGTCCTACGACAATGGCGCCAGCGCCTACGACCGGCTTCGCGAAGAGCCCTTTTCGCTCCTCCTGACCGACATCGTCATGCCAGAGATGGACGGCATCGAGCTTGCCCGCCGGGCAACCGAGCTCGATCCGGACCTGAAGGTGATGTTCATCACCGGGTTTGCCGCCGTCGCGCTGAACCCGGACTCGAAGGCTCCGAAGGACGCCAAGGTGCTCTCCAAGCCCTTCCACCTTCGCGACCTCGTCAACGAGGTCAACAAGATGCTGGCCGCCTGAAACAGCCCCGCCGGCGCCCGGCGCTGTGACAACCGTCGATCGCTCGATCTGAACGAATAAATTGCCCTCGATTCCCGTACGCAAGGGCGCGGGGTCGTTCTGCCGCTGCACGTTCATCCGGCAGCGGCTTTTTGTTATTTCAATCATTTAGTCTGCTCAATGCGCCTGCAGCGAGCAAAAGACGGAACGCGAGCCATAGCAATTCCGCCGCGCCGACGCCTTCGAATTTTCTGTCAAAAAACCTTCGAAAAGCCTATTGACGCCGACGCCGGTTTTATGGTCTATGCGCCGCATCGGATGGGCGTGTAGCTCAGCGGGAGAGCACTACGTTGACATCGTAGGGGTCACAAGTTCGATCCTTGTCACGCCCACCATCCAAGTTTCTGATTTAGAAGGCCTTTCGAGAGATCGAAGGGCCTTTTGCGTAGTTTCCCTCGGGTTCACTGAACCCGGTAGGAAGGGATTCGGCATGAGCCGGGCCGCTTTCCGCCAAAGCCGATCTCGAGCGTATCTCGCGCGCCGCGCGCCGGACCGGTGCGACAGTTCAAGTCGACCTGCGGAGCCTCGTCGCCGCGGTCATGCCGGCCGCTTCTTCCGAAGACGTTGGGACACTGCGATCGACGGTTTGGGAAAGAGAATTGAGACGACGACTAATCGTCACGCAATCGACACGATCGGCGGTTACACAGATCCATCTCGTCATTGACCACGGATGTACTGGCAATGGCTGCAGGAAGGTCGGGTTCACCCCGGCTTTTTTGTTGCCAGCTGCTCGTGAGATGAGAGCCAGGAAGGTCGTGGCAACTGCAAAGGGCGTGATTGAATTTCAGATGAGCATCGAGGCGATCGATCGAGCCATAGACGACGAAAAAAGGCTACACCGGGCTTCAGAAGCGCCACTGGGCGCCCCTCCGGTTTAACGCTTCCCCAGCCTCCGCAGGTGCCTTTTGTAGCTTCCCGGGAACCGCTTTAGCTTCCCTGCACCGGGTCTGTTCGCCTGTTCTACCAGGTGAGAAAATTCCGGATACTCCGCTTTCAGCCGCCTTATCTGGCGACCCTGATGGAGGATGGGCACGAGTTCGACAATCGACCGGTACTTGATGAGGAAAGGCAGAAGATCGCCTCCATCCACCGGTATTTGCCCCACGGCAGAGGCCATCGTCGGCGAAGATTCTTTTCGGGGAACACCGAGCTCTGCCCATGTCTTCACGATGGGCATCCACATCGCGAAGCTTGTGGGGATTTCTTCACTGGGGTAGCTGGCACCCTCCTTAACTTCCCCATGCCTCAGAAGCCATTTTAAAGGTGTGCCGGGCTGCAGAGTGACGGAAAGACGCCACCCCGAGATAAGCCCGGGATTTTGTTTCGCGAGTTCCTGCATACTCGACATGGTCCACCCCCGGCGTAAAAAATGCTTCGCGATGCGGGACCTGTCTAGTTACACATTTGGGTAGGTAAGCCATCGAAAAACAATCCTGAAGCGAGTTTGGGAACCCGCCATCAACCGCACCTCGGCTACGGCCGAGCGGAGCTCTGCTAGGACCTTGGTCCAACAATAAATGGGCCAGAGGTCTTAGCCCAACTTGTTATTATCCCATTGATATTGCTTGTAATCCTTGACTCACACGTGGCCTGTGCGACCCTCGGACTCCTGGTTGTACCCCGGGGAGGCAGGCAATGAGACTCATGAAAGTGAAGAAGAAGTATCTCCGAAAGACCCACGAGCCGGGTGTAACCGAACGCCTTGTTGATGGAAGCATCGGCATTCGGGGTGCAGCCCCTGGTTTCTCGTACCGCGCGGAATGGACTCACAATGGGCGTCCGGGCACTTTCGAGGCGTGGCTGATAAGCAAGGGCGTCATGCCCAAGCAGTAGACTCACAGCGGCCGATCGCTCCTGCTGATCTGCTTCCTGGGCGAGACGCATGTAGCGGTGCGCAGCTTCGCTAAGAGAAATCAGGTTCGCGCTTCAGCCATCCCTGAATTCGCCATGCGGATGAGCGGCCTTTCCTCGAGGGTCGATCCGGGCTTTCCTCGCGAAGGTCAAGGCATGCGCTGACCGGCTTTCATCCGGCCCTGCGGAATTCGTCCGCCATGGCTTGGCGCGACTTCACCCTCTATTTCGTTGATATTTTCGACGTTCTTGGGCCGGTAGAGGTATTTCCCATAGGCCGATCGCAGCTGGCCCAGCCGCTTTTTCGGCTGCGGGTCACGCGATTGTCACGATCGGCGGCTAGGAAAGACCCACTTCGCCTTTGACCACGGATGGACTGGCAAAGGGGAAGATGATGAGGAAGGTCGGATCAGCCCGGCCTTTTTTGTTGGGCGAGGTTTCGCGACTGAAGCTCGAGTGGGAGACCTTGGATTGCGTAGCGCGCCAGGCATGTTCCTGACGGTTGCCTGTGCTTGCCGGCAGTGCCCAATTGATACTCGAGCTTCGCTGCAAGGCCCATTCGGGACGTCTCACCCGCCAGGAACAGCTTGGTCACAAGCAATGCGGCCGTGTTGAAAAGCCGCTGATCCGCGACAAGGAGGCTGGCGTCATAGCCGGCCTCGTCCAAGACGGACCGGATCATGTCCAAATCGGAATTCGAGAAATTGTCTACGGTGGAAGACATGACGTCCTCCTTTCGTTGGGGGCCAGGGTAGTCAGCCCTCAAGCAGTAGCGCCCGTAATATTGCTACTGAAGGTTGGACACTGCGCCTTTGCGATCGCAATGGCAACCGCCCCAAGGTTTTATTTAGATCGCCGCTCGGACATGGCCGACTCTAGAGCCTGACGATATCGCCGACCCAATATTCCACCCGATACCGAACCGAGTTGGCTTGTTCTTTCGCTTCGCGCCAAGTCGCGCGGCTATACCGGCCGTCGCAGGCGATCTGATCGATCGCCATAAGGCCAGCCAATGCAACAATGAAGAGTAGCGAGCCGCGCATATCGACATCTTGTCGATGAATTATTTAGAAAGATCTAACGCGCGACCTCGCCGGTCTTTCGATTTCTGCCGGTCGATACTTGCGACGCTCTCGGAGAGGCCCGCATATTCACCGCCGATGCAATCGATCCGTGCTTCTTCGATTGCTTGTCATCCGGTTGTCATGATCGGCGGCTAGGAAAGACCCATCTCGCCTTTGACCACGGATGGACTGGCAAAGGGGAAGGTGATGAGGAAGGTCGGGTCTACCCCGGCCTTTTTTGTTTGTCCGCAGTGATCGCGAAAATGCGAGCCGGGCACAGTCTGCCGACGCGCCGGAGGAAGGCGCCCCTGGCCGCCAGCTTTCAGTGAGCGACCTGCGACGCTGCCGACATCACTTCGTCCGGAGAAGGCGCACGAAACATGTTGCGGCCGTCCGGCGCAGCTTCGGTAAAGGACCACCGCACAACACCGTCCCGGTCGAGCAGGAACTCACCGACGAGTTGCGCCATCGCCGCGGCCTCCATCCGACGGTCGTCGTCCGTCATCTCGTAGGCGTCGGCCTTCTGGAGATAATTCGACGCGGCGACCGGATCCATCGGTTCCGGCAATACGCCAGGCATGTCGATGCGCATCGACATCACCGTCTGCATGCCCATCTTGCGCGGCCAATCGTCCTCGTCTTCGGTGAATTCGAGATTCGGCAAGCCGAAGGCTCGATGCGAAATCCGGTCGGGATCCGCCGCGGCGAGCAAATTCGGCAAGGGATGGTAGCGGAAATAGAGGCGCGCTCGCTCGATCGGCGTGTTCACGACGGTCAGGGTCTCGACGCCCTTTTCGCTCAGAGCAGCCTTGAGCTGCGCCATCGTGGCGATCTGCCGGCGGCAGAATGGGCATTGCAGCCCCCTGAACAGACCCACCAAAACAGGTTTGTATCCCCGAAAATCATCGAGGGCGATCTTGCCCTCCTGGGTGATCGCGTCGAGCACCACGTTCGGCGCCCGGTCGCCCGGCTGCAATGGCCCGGAGCTGCGATTTTCCGCCATGGCTGTTCTCCTCCCTCGTGCAGCCCCGGGGCCTCGTTTAGGCGTGCGAGGCTGCTTCTCTCCGCGCCTTTGCCTGGTATGAAGGACCGTTCAGTCGAGGAACGGCAGTATCACCAAGGCTTCCGGGTCGAGATCGTGGCTTTCGCAGATGTCGTGAGCCAAACGGAACTGGCGTTCGGCCTCGGCGAGTTCGCCTTCATCGAGGCAAAGTGTCGCCAAGCCATCATAGCACGGAAACAGCACCTGCGCCTCGCCGGTTTCGCCGGCAAGGTCGAGCGCTTCGCCGTAGAGCTGGCGCGCATCAGCTGGCCTGCCGTGGCACTGGTAGATCTGCCCCAGCACGAGCAGCGATACCGGCAAATGGTCGCGCTGATCGAGCGCCCGGTCGATTTCGATCGCCCTTTGCGCCGCCGGCACGCCTTCGGTCGCGCAGCGGTCGGTGAAAGTGCAACAGGCGACCGCGAGATTGGCGAGCAGCCGAGCCTGAAAGCCGAGATCGCCGATGCGGTGGGCCATGTCGAGGCCGCGCCGGCAGATGTCGATCGCAAGCTTCGGGTCGACGATCGTATAGAGCACGCCGAGATTCGTGTAGCCGCGGCAGGCCGCGTGCATCAGGGCAGCTGCTTCGGCGACGGCAACGCTCGTCTCCACAGCCTCGATCGCCTCTCGCGTGCGGCCGCTTCGCGCGAGAGCCACCCCCTTGGTATTCAATGCCTCGGCGGTGACAAGGGCCACCTCCCGCCGGGTCTCGTCGCTCACGTCTGGACCAAGCGCCTTGACCCGCTCCAAAGCTTCCTCCGCCCATTGGGAGGCAGCAAGATAGTCGCCCATGCGGAAGGCGAGATGCCCCCGCTCCTGCAACAGCGACGCGCTTTCGACCGGTGCCTCGGCGCGTTCGAGGAGGCCCGACGCTTCCGTGAATCTCGCCTGCGCTTGATCGCGCTTGCCGGCCTCCCAGAGAAGATGGCCGAGCTTGCGGAGGATTCGTGCAGAAGCAACTGGGTCTGCCGATACGCGATGAGAGCCAAGCAGGGCGCGGTAGTGCTCCTCGGCTTGCGCGCGCTCGCCGAACGGCACCAGGAGATCGGCAATCCGCTCGCGAGCGACGAACCAGTCCGGCCGCTCTTCGCCAAGCGTGGCAAGGGCGGCCATCGCCTGCCGATAGAAGCGGATGGCGTCCTCGTTGGCGTAGAGCTGGCTTGCCCGGTCTCCTGCGGCCATCAGGTAGTGTGCGCCCCTGGCCCGATCGGCGGACTGACTGTAGTGATGCCCGAGGACAGCCAGATCCTCGAAGCGCTCCGGATTCTCCCCATGGCGGCGCTCCAGAGCGTTCGCGATGGCCGCATGAATCTCCGTGCGCCGCTTGACGAGGAGATTGTTGTAGACCACCTCGTGCAGCAGGGACTGCACGAAGCGATAGCCTTGCGGTGCCTGCGTACCGCCCCTGGCACTCTCTTCGATGATCTCGGCGTCGCAAAGCAACTCCAGACCCGATGCGACATCGCTGGGCTGGATGACGGCGAGCAACTCGGCGTCGAAGCGCGGGCCGATGACGGCCGCACCATGGACGAGACGGCGCACCTCCTGCGGCAACCGATCGATCCGCGCCAGCAGCATCGCCTCGATACCCGCGGGAATGTCGACTCGCGCTTCGCCGTCGGCGACGTGCCATTCGGAGCCATCGCGCCGCAGCGTTTCGAGCTCGATGAGGCCCCGGACGATTTCCTCGATGAACAGTGGGTTGCCGCCGGCACGCGCGAGGATTTGCTGGCGCAGGCTTCCAGGGAGGCAAGCCTCTCCGAAGAAACCGGCAAGAAGCCGCTGTCCGTCGGCGGGAGAGAGCGGCCCGAGGCGCAGTGCGGTGACGCCCGTGCGACCGGGGGCCAGACGCTCCGGGCCGGCGTCGGGTCGCTGCGTGGTGATCAGCATCAAAGGACGACGATCCAGCCGGTCGAGCACGAAGCGCAAGGCCTCCAGCGAAGCGGAATCCGCCCAGTGCAGATCTTCAAGGACGATGAGCAACGGCGTCCGTTCGAGCCGCCGCTCGAACAGGGTGCGGATGACGGAGAGGAGTTGGCGCCGGATCTGGTCGGGAGCAACGTGCTGCAGGGCACCTTCGCGATCTCCTATCCCCAGGATATGGAAGAGAAGCGGCATCAACTCGCCGAGCTCGTCGGCGCTAAAGCCGATTTCGGCAAGACCGGACGCCAGCCGCTCCTGCGTTTCCTCCGCCGTCCCGCCGGGCGGTATGCCATATGCACTGCTCAGCACGGTGGCGAGCGTCCCGTAGGACGGCTCGCCGAGCGGAGAACAGGCCGCACGCCTGACGGCCACATGCGCAAAGCGCGGATCCTCGCCGAGGGTCGCCAGAAACTCGCTCACCAGACGCGACTTGCCGATGCCGGCTTCCCCGGTCAGCCGCACGACCTGCGCGGTGCCGGCGCAGGCGAGCACCAGGCAATCGCGCATGCGGGCGACCTCGGCGTCGCGTCCGATGAGCGGCGCACTGAGA contains the following coding sequences:
- a CDS encoding threonine aldolase family protein — encoded protein: MIFASDNWAGAHPAIADNLVAHAQGYVSAYGTSDLDRSVERRLSEIFEREVAVFFVGTGTAANSLALASANRAGGVVFCHREAHVNVDECGAPEFFSHGARLSPVDGEHGKMAAARLKAEIRRFPPEFVHGGQPMAVTLTQATESGSVYSLEEIETLASIAQSHKLPLHMDGARFANALVSLDVTPAEMTWKRGVDLLSFGGTKNGCWCAEALILFDLSKAHEMHFLRKRAAQLFSKSRFIAAQFEAYLAGDLWLELARHANAMARRLAEGISASAESRLAWAPEANEVFVILKRELAARLQQQGAVFYDWPVPHHLAGSLTENEGLYRLVTSFATQAEDVDRFVAAC
- a CDS encoding Hsp20 family protein, translated to MRHVDFSPLYRSTVGFDRLFTMLDSLGQPDQAQTYPPYNIERTGENAYRITMAVAGFDETELSVEARENTLTIKGEKSEEKGEETQFLHRGIAKRAFERRFQLADHVEIRAASLKNGLLHVDLLREIPEAAKPRRIEITSVSSQPKQIEAQNA
- a CDS encoding alpha/beta fold hydrolase, translating into MTTILQSTPDNPIPGKPQVGFFDGAGDRKIRYAVFKANAPVTRGTIVLLQGRNESIEKYFETIGDLMAAGFWVATFDWRGQGGSERLLPQLGRGHVEHFADYERDLTIFLEQIVLPDTRLPFSIVAHSMGALVALSLAPMLASRIDRMVLLAPFLGLRGQAIGEHGIVAIATAMRWFGLGSLPVRGDTEGRTPFDNNPLTTDSRRYARNLALIDAHPHLRIGPPTGRWLSESFRVIRRAMRREHLTKIIVPTVILAPTADALVPYLAMEFLASNFRAGHLIPIDGARHELFQEADRYRAQALAAILAFLPEANDEDADPSPRTMEDA
- the hisN gene encoding histidinol-phosphatase translates to MLPDRSFFDRLADAAKAETLPRFRTGTSVVNKLEGGFDPVTEADQSAEAAIRLLIEGAFPEHGILGEEHGNIGLDREHVWVIDPIDGTRAFISGLPVWGTLIGLYRNGRAIMGLMDQPFTGERYFADGQKATYRGPGGEKVLSTRPCGALSDAVLFTTSPHLYTGELKERFEALQAKVRLFRYGCDCYAFALLAAGHVDLVIECGLKPYDVGGLIPLIEQAGGVITDWQGGPAEMGGEIIAAGSPELHAQALEMLRSR
- a CDS encoding N-formylglutamate amidohydrolase, with product MGEVAEWDVFEVLEPASQRIPFVFNSPHSGRTYPQSFLDQSRLDSHSIRRSEDHFVDELFQSATLLGAPLLRAHFPRAFLDVNREPYELDPRMFEGPLPAHANISSMRVAGGLGTVPRLVAENMEIYRSRFPVEEALARIEAIYKPYHATLRKLIARTHVQFGMAVLIDCHSMPGNVHLAGSGQRPDFIIGDRYGTSAAAELSRVAVELLEQLGYAVTRNKPYAGGFITEHYGRPTRGLHALQIEINRSLYIDEATLVRKPGFAALATDLATFVAALARHVEEYGAYLPLAAE
- the cpdR1 gene encoding response regulator CpdR1, with protein sequence MTAKILLAEDDNDMRRFLVKALEKAGYKVLSYDNGASAYDRLREEPFSLLLTDIVMPEMDGIELARRATELDPDLKVMFITGFAAVALNPDSKAPKDAKVLSKPFHLRDLVNEVNKMLAA
- a CDS encoding peroxiredoxin-like family protein; its protein translation is MAENRSSGPLQPGDRAPNVVLDAITQEGKIALDDFRGYKPVLVGLFRGLQCPFCRRQIATMAQLKAALSEKGVETLTVVNTPIERARLYFRYHPLPNLLAAADPDRISHRAFGLPNLEFTEDEDDWPRKMGMQTVMSMRIDMPGVLPEPMDPVAASNYLQKADAYEMTDDDRRMEAAAMAQLVGEFLLDRDGVVRWSFTEAAPDGRNMFRAPSPDEVMSAASQVAH
- a CDS encoding adenylate/guanylate cyclase domain-containing protein, with amino-acid sequence MNCHECGSEIESGFAFCPKCGAKQQSSCPACGYRCAPHFAFCPSCGARLGAPAEARPAPKPITMAPVPQAPAAPSAQDIGADRRTVTVLFADLCGFTGLSEQIDPEILQALQNELFEELTSAVETFGGFVDKFIGDALLALFGAPVAHEDDPERALRAALEMRDRAAQVSDRWHRRIGLPLSLHIGVNTGPVVTGGFGAGDTKSYSVTGDTVNTAQRLQALAGPDEILAGPVTYKLTRHAFAYETLGAVALRGKTGSLQVHRVGGALEAPRPARGLDALGLSAPLIGRDAEVARMRDCLVLACAGTAQVVRLTGEAGIGKSRLVSEFLATLGEDPRFAHVAVRRAACSPLGEPSYGTLATVLSSAYGIPPGGTAEETQERLASGLAEIGFSADELGELMPLLFHILGIGDREGALQHVAPDQIRRQLLSVIRTLFERRLERTPLLIVLEDLHWADSASLEALRFVLDRLDRRPLMLITTQRPDAGPERLAPGRTGVTALRLGPLSPADGQRLLAGFFGEACLPGSLRQQILARAGGNPLFIEEIVRGLIELETLRRDGSEWHVADGEARVDIPAGIEAMLLARIDRLPQEVRRLVHGAAVIGPRFDAELLAVIQPSDVASGLELLCDAEIIEESARGGTQAPQGYRFVQSLLHEVVYNNLLVKRRTEIHAAIANALERRHGENPERFEDLAVLGHHYSQSADRARGAHYLMAAGDRASQLYANEDAIRFYRQAMAALATLGEERPDWFVARERIADLLVPFGERAQAEEHYRALLGSHRVSADPVASARILRKLGHLLWEAGKRDQAQARFTEASGLLERAEAPVESASLLQERGHLAFRMGDYLAASQWAEEALERVKALGPDVSDETRREVALVTAEALNTKGVALARSGRTREAIEAVETSVAVAEAAALMHAACRGYTNLGVLYTIVDPKLAIDICRRGLDMAHRIGDLGFQARLLANLAVACCTFTDRCATEGVPAAQRAIEIDRALDQRDHLPVSLLVLGQIYQCHGRPADARQLYGEALDLAGETGEAQVLFPCYDGLATLCLDEGELAEAERQFRLAHDICESHDLDPEALVILPFLD